The DNA region TGATCCCGGTGCACTTCAAGGCTGGAAGGGGGCCGGTTCTACGATCACGTACAGGACTCCGTTCGCGCCTTCGGGAAGTTCCTCTCGGAAGGAACGGAATTCGTCGTTCGGACTGTAGACCAGCCCCACCTGCAACGCCTGACCTGTCTGTGTCTCGTACGTCACTGCGCCGTTCTCACCATGAAATTCCCAGTCGCCCAGGCGGTGAAGTCGCTCCGCGAACACATCATCCACCGCTTTCCGGAAACTGCCGACCGAGCCATTGACGGCGAAGCACGTTTCCAACCCCCGCTTCGCCGAATCCCGGCACGAGACCTCCTCGACTGCTCCAGTCGCCTTCAGCGTGTCAGTGGCGAGGCCCATCAATTCCTGCATCGTCCATTCTTTGCCCATTGGTTTCCCTTGCCAGCACGCGGTCAGGAGGAGCGTCAGCACGATGGCGCCCCACCTCATCGCTGTCCTTCCTGAAGGACTCGTTTCATCCATGTCTGACCTTGCGTCTGGCCAGGATGCCACGCCGTCCAGTGTTTCAGGAACTCTCCGCGCACCTGCCTGCGCGCTTGAGCGGTGATGTCAACGTACCCCCCGCGCAACCGGATCTGCGTGAGGTACGACGGGATGATCGGCGGCCCCACTGGGCGGTTGATGTGATCCGCGAGGTCCTTCGCTGGAGACGGCAGCGGCACCATGAGTTTGTTGAAGGCGGGTACGCCCAGGGCACTCATCATCTCGTTCTGCTTATCCGACATCGGCAGGACCTGCACGGTGCCCAGCCACAGGTACGTCGCCCGGAACAGCTCGTAGGTGGTGTCTCCCTTGAGTCGGTCCTGCGTCGCTTCCAGCAGCAGGTTGTACCCGAGGTTATTCCGCACCATCTCATCCACGTACCCGTACCTGTTCAGCAGGGCGGGGACGATGGTGCTGCGGGCCCACTCGGCCTTCAGGCGCGGGTCCTGTTTCGTGTTCAGGCTGCCGGTGACGGTCATGCGCGCCTGCGTCCCGTCCGCTTCCTGGCGGTCATGTGCGCCGTACTGCACGATCGCCCGCTGCTCTGGCGTGAGTTTCGCCGGGTCCATGCCCTGCAGCACGGTCGTCAGCGGGAAGGAGACGTGGCTGTTGGTCCCATCCACCGCGGCTTTCGAGAGGCCGCCCGCCTGCGTGAAGCGAGTAAGGTACTCGATCTCCCCGGGCAGATGCGTGTCCCCGGACTGCGGCACGATGTCCCCCGCCACGCGGTAATGCGTGCTGTGCGCGTCACTCTGTGCCGTGAGCTGCTCCGCAAGGTCCTTCGGGAGGCCGGGCGCCTGGAAGGTGATGACCTCGGCGACTTTGCCCGGCATGCGGGCGGCGGCCACCTGCGCGAGGCCGCCACCCAGGCTGTGCCCGGCGAACACGGCCTGCTTCACCTGGGTCATGGTCAACTTGATCAGGTCCCAGTTCGCATTAACCTGGTTCACGCCCACACTGGCCTTCGCGAAGTCGCCCACCAGGGTGTCGACCCCGCCTTCCCGGGTGGTGGCCTGCACGCCCTCGGTGCCGCGGAACACCACGATGGGTTCATTGAACTGCGCGCGCCGTGCCCGGACGGCCGGGTCCTTGATCTGCGCGAGGGGGATGGGCGTGAACAGGCGCATCTGGAAGCCCCACAGGCCGCTGACGGGTGGCCCCGCGTGGTACCCGAAGAACGCCAGGAGGCTCCGCGGCTTGACGCTGCTCTCCAGTTCCTGCGCGTTGCCGTCACGGTCCGCGTCCTGGAGGTCCTGGTCGCGGTCCAGGGTATTCAGGTTGACGTCGTTCATGTAGGACACGCGGTTGGTGAGCTGCTCCACGAACGCGTGGAAGGTCAGCTGCTCGCCGGTCAGGTCGGTCTGCACGCCGATGCGTTTCTGCACGGCCAGGGCGTAGTTCCCGCCGAAGCGCTTGGCGAGCGCGGCGTAGAACTCCAGGCCCCGACCGGCCTGCATGCGCCGGCGGAGGTCCAGGAGGGCCGCGCGGTCGAGGCGATCGAAGATCCCCTTGAGCTGCAGGGGGTACACGGGACGCTGGAAGATCCCGGCGTTCGGCGGGCGGTAGACGAACCGGCCGAGATTCAGCGCTTCGACGAGCGCTTCGGGATGCGTGGCGGCGAACTGCAGGGCCGCTTTGAGTTCAGGGTCGCTGGCCTGCGGCGTGACGGTGGGCGCCGCCTGCTGGGGGCGGGTGGTGGCCGGTTGCGCCTGGGGTCGACGTTGTGGGGGCGCGTTGGTCATGAGGGAGCCTCCTGCTGCCCGCAGCGTACCGGACGCCCGGTCACCTGCGTGCCTCATGTGCCCATGCGGCTGCCGTTACTCGCAGGCGACCCCGTCCCCGTCGCGGTCGAGTTTCGGCGCGTACCCCGGCTGGCCACGCAGGAGTGGCGCCTTCCCGGCGGCCAGCACCACGGCGCAGTTCGAATACGTAACGCCGGTTATGGCCGGGACGGGCGGCACGGTGCTCGTCCGGACCGTCCCGGCCGTGGGCGGACTGGCCGGGTTCTTGCGGTAGTCCCACGGGTTCTGGAAGGTGCCCGCGTACAGGCCCTTCCCAGCGCTCTTCGCCTGACCCGCCGCGCCGTTGTAGATCCCGCCGCCGTACTGCAGGTAGGGCAGTGCCCAGCCCTGCTGCACCAGCCAGCGGTTCACCTCGGTGCCGCCGACGCTGCACACGCCGACCAGGCGTCCGTAGCGGTCCACGTCCTTGCGTGTGCAGGTGACGGTCTTGTTGCGCACGAGGTCCGCCAGGGCGAACGCTGCTTCGCGCCCGCAGCCGTAAGTCTTCCCGGCGCGGGTGCAGGTCTGACTGGATTCCGGCGCGTCGATGCCGTACAGACGGACCTTTACGCCTCGGATCTGCAGGGTGTCCCCGTCCGTGACAGTGGGGATGCCGGTCACCGTGGCGGGGACCTGTGCGGCGGCGGTCGACAGGAGGAGAAGGGGGAGCAGGGCGCGCATGGGTTGAGCGTACCGTGGGGCGGCCTGAGCGCGTGCATGGGGTGCAAGGCCAGTGGAGTGAGGGGTGGGTGGACGATTGGTGGTCAGTTCTCGTCGACGCGGCTGGCGTCGGCGATCTTCCGGGCGTGGTTGAGAGCTTCGCGGTAGTCCTTGTCGCGGGTGTAGCCGAGGATTTCCGGCGTGCCGGGGTGGTCGCGCAGGGCGGCGCGGCGGATTATGCCTGGGGGGATGAAGGGGAGGTCGTGGTCGCGGGTGACCTGGCGGATTCTCAGGCGGAGGGCGTCGGGGGTGTCGTAGGGGAACATGCGGAGGTTCTGGGTGCGGTCGTGGGTGTCCGGGTAGGGTTCTGGCAACTTAATCTCAGTAGTCTGGTAGGCCGTGACTGACCGGAAACCGTA from Deinococcus sedimenti includes:
- a CDS encoding thermonuclease family protein; the protein is MRALLPLLLLSTAAAQVPATVTGIPTVTDGDTLQIRGVKVRLYGIDAPESSQTCTRAGKTYGCGREAAFALADLVRNKTVTCTRKDVDRYGRLVGVCSVGGTEVNRWLVQQGWALPYLQYGGGIYNGAAGQAKSAGKGLYAGTFQNPWDYRKNPASPPTAGTVRTSTVPPVPAITGVTYSNCAVVLAAGKAPLLRGQPGYAPKLDRDGDGVACE
- a CDS encoding lipase family protein; translation: MTNAPPQRRPQAQPATTRPQQAAPTVTPQASDPELKAALQFAATHPEALVEALNLGRFVYRPPNAGIFQRPVYPLQLKGIFDRLDRAALLDLRRRMQAGRGLEFYAALAKRFGGNYALAVQKRIGVQTDLTGEQLTFHAFVEQLTNRVSYMNDVNLNTLDRDQDLQDADRDGNAQELESSVKPRSLLAFFGYHAGPPVSGLWGFQMRLFTPIPLAQIKDPAVRARRAQFNEPIVVFRGTEGVQATTREGGVDTLVGDFAKASVGVNQVNANWDLIKLTMTQVKQAVFAGHSLGGGLAQVAAARMPGKVAEVITFQAPGLPKDLAEQLTAQSDAHSTHYRVAGDIVPQSGDTHLPGEIEYLTRFTQAGGLSKAAVDGTNSHVSFPLTTVLQGMDPAKLTPEQRAIVQYGAHDRQEADGTQARMTVTGSLNTKQDPRLKAEWARSTIVPALLNRYGYVDEMVRNNLGYNLLLEATQDRLKGDTTYELFRATYLWLGTVQVLPMSDKQNEMMSALGVPAFNKLMVPLPSPAKDLADHINRPVGPPIIPSYLTQIRLRGGYVDITAQARRQVRGEFLKHWTAWHPGQTQGQTWMKRVLQEGQR